A window from Balearica regulorum gibbericeps isolate bBalReg1 chromosome 1, bBalReg1.pri, whole genome shotgun sequence encodes these proteins:
- the USP15 gene encoding ubiquitin carboxyl-terminal hydrolase 15 isoform X5, with translation MAEGGAADLETQRTDIAALLKTALRKGDTWYLVDSRWFKQWKKYVGFDSWDKYQMGDQNVYPGPIDNSGLLKDGDSQSLKEHLIDELDYILLPTEGWNRLVSWYTLMEGQEPIARKVDFSKLNALPSSW, from the exons ATGGCGGAGGGAGGCGCGGCGGATCTGGAGACCCAGCGCACGGACATCGCGGCGCTGCTCAAAACCGCCCTCCGCAAGGGCGACACCTG GTATCTAGTGGATAGTCGCTGGTtcaaacagtggaaaaaatatgttGGTTTTGACAGCTGGGACAAATACCAGATGGGAGATCAGAATGTGTACCCTGGTCCTATTGATAATTCTGGACTTCTCAAAG aTGGTGATTCTCAGTCTCTCAAGGAACATCTCATTGATGAGCTGGACTACATCCTTTTGCCAACTGAAGGCTGGAATAGGCTAGTTAGCTGGTACACACTGATGGAAGGTCAAGAGCCAATAGCACGCAAG GTGGATTTCAGCAAACTGAATGCTCTTCCATCATCATGGTAA